A stretch of the Comamonas testosteroni TK102 genome encodes the following:
- a CDS encoding SRPBCC family protein, translating into MNDMDNDDAACELVQEYALDAPPEKVWRALSIPELRAQWLPGTEHAEPLSEVPQQALSLRLREAEPPFLESTVDLKISPAADGGTLLRIVHVLTDARAQTAREAANDGGFLMYAT; encoded by the coding sequence ATGAACGATATGGACAACGACGATGCGGCCTGCGAACTGGTGCAGGAGTACGCGCTGGACGCCCCGCCCGAGAAGGTCTGGCGCGCGCTGAGCATTCCCGAGTTGCGCGCGCAGTGGCTGCCGGGCACCGAGCATGCCGAGCCGTTGAGCGAGGTGCCGCAGCAGGCGCTGAGCCTGCGGCTGCGCGAGGCCGAGCCGCCCTTTCTGGAAAGCACGGTGGACCTGAAGATCAGCCCCGCTGCCGACGGCGGCACGCTGCTGCGCATCGTCCATGTGCTGACCGATGCGCGGGCGCAGACCGCCAGGGAGGCGGCCAACGATGGCGGCTTCCTGATGTACGCGACCTGA
- a CDS encoding aspartate/glutamate racemase family protein has translation MNQDLQTSSGPHRVIGLIGGMSWESSAEYYRLINQGVRERLGALRSARLLMYSVDFGPVEQAQHEGRWDDAAALLADAARRLQAGGADCVLLCTNTMHKVADQVAAAVSIPFVHIADPVGAAARAAGVQVLGLLGTRFTMEQPFMRERLEQQFGLKVLVPGEAERTQVHRIIYEELCAGQISDVSRKLYQRAIESLAARGAQAVVLGCTEIGLLIKPQDSVLPVLDTTALHAAAAVDFALQA, from the coding sequence ATGAATCAAGACCTGCAAACAAGCTCCGGGCCACATCGCGTCATAGGCCTGATCGGCGGCATGAGCTGGGAGTCCAGCGCCGAGTACTACCGCCTGATCAACCAGGGTGTCCGGGAGCGTCTGGGTGCGTTGCGCTCGGCCAGGCTGCTGATGTACAGCGTGGACTTCGGCCCTGTCGAGCAGGCCCAGCATGAAGGCCGCTGGGACGACGCGGCGGCGCTGCTGGCCGATGCTGCCCGGCGCCTGCAAGCCGGAGGCGCCGACTGTGTGCTGCTTTGCACCAACACCATGCACAAGGTGGCGGATCAGGTGGCGGCAGCCGTGTCGATTCCGTTTGTGCACATAGCCGATCCGGTCGGGGCGGCTGCGCGTGCAGCCGGTGTGCAGGTGCTGGGGCTGCTGGGAACGCGCTTCACCATGGAGCAGCCGTTCATGCGCGAGAGGCTGGAGCAGCAGTTCGGCCTGAAGGTGCTGGTGCCAGGCGAGGCCGAGCGCACGCAGGTGCATCGCATCATCTATGAGGAGCTTTGCGCGGGGCAGATCAGCGATGTGTCGCGCAAGCTCTATCAGAGAGCCATCGAGTCATTGGCGGCCCGTGGCGCGCAGGCCGTGGTGCTGGGATGCACGGAGATCGGCTTGCTCATCAAGCCCCAAGACAGCGTGCTGCCGGTGCTGGACACCACGGCCTTGCACGCTGCAGCGGCCGTGGATTTTGCGCTGCAGGCCTGA
- a CDS encoding ATP-dependent Clp protease proteolytic subunit → MRESMMLVPMVVEQSARGERSFDIYSRLLRDRVIFLNGEVNDAVSALVCAQLLFLEAENPDKPIHLYINSPGGVITSGLAMYDTMQFIKSPVHTLCMGTARSMGSFLLMAGEPGHRMALPNASLHVHQPLGGVQGQASDIRIHAEEMLRTKDRVTRLYAQHCGRSYQEVERDLDRDRFMTAKEAREWGLIDKVLDRRTATL, encoded by the coding sequence ATGCGCGAATCGATGATGCTCGTCCCCATGGTTGTCGAACAGTCGGCGCGCGGAGAGCGGTCCTTCGACATCTACTCGCGCCTGCTGCGCGACCGCGTGATCTTTCTCAACGGCGAGGTGAACGACGCGGTCTCTGCCCTGGTCTGCGCGCAACTGCTGTTCCTGGAGGCGGAGAACCCGGACAAGCCCATTCACCTCTACATCAACTCGCCGGGCGGGGTCATCACCAGCGGGCTGGCCATGTACGACACCATGCAGTTCATCAAGTCACCCGTGCACACGCTGTGCATGGGCACGGCGCGGTCCATGGGCTCCTTCCTGCTCATGGCCGGCGAGCCCGGCCACCGCATGGCCCTGCCCAACGCCAGCCTGCACGTGCACCAGCCGCTGGGCGGCGTGCAGGGCCAGGCCTCCGACATCCGCATCCATGCCGAGGAAATGCTGCGCACCAAGGACCGCGTGACGCGCCTGTACGCCCAGCACTGCGGGCGCAGCTACCAGGAGGTGGAACGCGACCTGGACCGCGACCGCTTCATGACCGCCAAAGAGGCCCGCGAATGGGGCCTGATAGACAAGGTTCTGGACCGGCGCACGGCAACCCTCTGA
- a CDS encoding ArsR/SmtB family transcription factor: MPENDIFKALADPTRRSIFEKLAAGSMHASALREGKEISQSAMSQHLAVLRNAGLVSEQRQGRFVHYEVDPEGLALIAGWLAKYRAYWPQRVDALKGLLKDMDQ, encoded by the coding sequence ATGCCCGAAAACGACATCTTCAAGGCCCTGGCCGACCCCACGCGCCGCTCCATCTTCGAGAAGCTGGCCGCTGGCAGCATGCATGCCAGCGCACTGCGCGAGGGGAAGGAGATCAGCCAGTCGGCCATGTCCCAGCATCTGGCCGTGCTGCGCAATGCGGGGCTGGTGAGCGAGCAGCGCCAGGGGCGCTTCGTGCATTACGAGGTCGATCCCGAAGGGCTGGCGCTGATTGCGGGCTGGCTGGCGAAGTACCGCGCCTACTGGCCGCAGCGTGTGGATGCCCTCAAGGGCCTGCTCAAGGACATGGACCAATGA
- a CDS encoding DNA/RNA non-specific endonuclease — MTTAKKKKTPARKRGTASRTAGYSFSRIRRFALSAGAAALASFQIASCSFNPSVSAEKLLGQALATLHIPALDALGQTLQAFRKNGWPDLDGLRSGSGSGAHTPSVGGKVDKADVTATALPTHFARCPQFFPRGKAPALQLHPRERELCFSGFAVLHNGSTKTPVFVAERLNRQVLQQAQGLQRSDKFYADARLPRAERSELDDYKRSGFSRGHMAPAADMSTPEAMAQSFSLANMVPQNQVHNAGAWSQVEQATRKYALRARGDVFVFTGPVFNKNAATIGESKVAVPDHLFKLVYDASTGKSWVYWQANSADTRMSAPISYEEFTRRTGMPLLAGVMQGHG, encoded by the coding sequence ATGACGACCGCCAAGAAAAAGAAAACGCCTGCGCGCAAGCGCGGCACCGCTTCCAGGACTGCCGGCTACAGCTTCTCCCGCATCAGGCGCTTTGCCCTGTCTGCGGGCGCTGCGGCACTGGCCAGCTTCCAGATTGCCAGTTGCAGCTTCAACCCCAGCGTCTCCGCCGAGAAACTGCTGGGCCAGGCGCTGGCAACCCTGCATATCCCCGCACTCGATGCGCTCGGCCAGACCCTGCAGGCCTTTCGCAAGAACGGCTGGCCGGATCTGGATGGTCTGCGCTCCGGTTCCGGCTCCGGCGCCCACACGCCCAGCGTGGGTGGCAAGGTGGACAAGGCAGATGTCACGGCCACGGCCCTGCCCACGCACTTTGCCCGCTGCCCCCAGTTCTTCCCCCGCGGCAAGGCTCCGGCCCTGCAGCTTCATCCCCGCGAGCGCGAGCTGTGTTTTTCGGGTTTTGCCGTGCTGCACAACGGCAGCACCAAGACCCCGGTATTCGTCGCCGAGCGCCTGAATCGCCAGGTGCTGCAGCAGGCCCAGGGCTTGCAGCGCAGCGACAAGTTCTATGCCGACGCCCGCCTGCCGCGCGCCGAGCGCTCCGAGCTAGACGACTACAAACGCTCCGGCTTCTCGCGCGGCCATATGGCTCCGGCGGCCGACATGAGCACGCCCGAGGCCATGGCCCAGAGCTTCAGCCTCGCGAACATGGTGCCGCAGAACCAGGTGCACAACGCGGGCGCCTGGAGCCAGGTGGAACAGGCCACGCGCAAATATGCGCTGCGCGCCCGGGGTGATGTCTTTGTCTTCACCGGCCCTGTCTTCAACAAGAACGCCGCCACCATCGGCGAGAGCAAGGTGGCGGTGCCCGACCACCTCTTCAAGCTGGTCTATGACGCCAGCACCGGCAAGAGCTGGGTGTACTGGCAGGCCAACAGTGCGGATACGCGGATGAGTGCGCCCATCAGTTATGAGGAGTTCACTCGGAGGACTGGGATGCCGTTGTTGGCGGGGGTGATGCAGGGTCACGGTTAG
- a CDS encoding XdhC family protein encodes MDNIDVLVLKALRDWRSAGQHALLATVVRTWGSSPRPVGSMMALREDGRAIGSVSGGCIEDDLIARHTKALNQNLGIPDSPPQLVRYGVSADEAHRFGLPCGGTLELLLEFNPDAASLQQLVTELEAGSLVKRSVDCGSGEVRLQTAEHPDALEFDGQQLVNHLGPGYRMLLIGAGALAEYLATMALFNGFTVTVCDPREEYMGSWSVPQVNTVTDMPDDAVTAFKPDARSCIVALTHDPKLDDLALLEALHSPAFYVGAIGSRRNNHSRRERMMEHFGETEASLARLRGPIGLYIGSKTPAEIAVSVMAEILAVKNAVPLPQAMSVEVAKHEHDIAMNEASTHCAIPEILQPGSAH; translated from the coding sequence ATGGACAATATCGACGTCTTGGTACTCAAGGCACTGCGTGACTGGCGCTCGGCCGGCCAGCACGCCTTGCTGGCCACCGTGGTGCGTACCTGGGGCTCATCCCCGCGCCCCGTGGGCTCCATGATGGCCTTGCGCGAGGACGGACGTGCCATTGGCTCGGTATCCGGCGGCTGCATCGAGGACGACTTGATCGCCCGACACACCAAGGCCCTGAACCAGAACCTGGGCATTCCGGACAGCCCGCCGCAGCTGGTGCGTTACGGCGTGAGCGCCGACGAGGCCCACCGCTTCGGCCTGCCCTGCGGCGGAACGCTGGAGCTGCTGCTGGAATTCAACCCCGATGCGGCCAGCCTGCAGCAACTGGTGACCGAGCTGGAAGCCGGATCACTGGTGAAACGCAGCGTCGACTGCGGCAGCGGCGAAGTCCGCCTGCAGACGGCCGAGCACCCCGACGCGCTGGAGTTTGACGGCCAGCAACTCGTCAACCACCTGGGCCCCGGCTACCGCATGCTGCTGATCGGTGCGGGGGCCCTGGCCGAATACCTGGCCACCATGGCCTTGTTCAACGGCTTCACGGTCACCGTCTGCGACCCGCGCGAGGAATACATGGGCAGCTGGTCGGTGCCCCAGGTCAACACCGTCACCGACATGCCGGACGATGCGGTCACGGCCTTCAAGCCCGATGCGCGCAGCTGCATCGTCGCCCTCACCCACGACCCCAAGCTCGATGACCTGGCCCTGCTCGAAGCCCTGCACAGCCCGGCCTTCTATGTGGGCGCCATCGGCTCGCGCCGCAACAACCACTCCAGGCGCGAGCGCATGATGGAGCACTTCGGCGAGACCGAAGCCTCGCTGGCCAGGCTGCGCGGCCCCATCGGCCTCTATATCGGCAGCAAGACTCCGGCAGAGATCGCCGTGAGCGTGATGGCCGAGATTCTGGCCGTGAAGAACGCCGTGCCGCTGCCGCAAGCCATGTCGGTGGAAGTGGCCAAGCACGAGCATGACATCGCCATGAACGAGGCCAGCACGCATTGCGCCATTCCGGAAATTCTCCAGCCGGGCTCGGCGCACTGA
- a CDS encoding AraC family transcriptional regulator → MKTHLIQPSATDTPSVQIHLLGRAPYSSRDPVRMHALGIALQRQQGVHAIASDRREDFDTWPGTLSYTPPGVEVFSESATGGEYLVLRYAAHEADAPRPPQRISQHGQRSALQIALHLRLLLLGPQPDALAIEQTALRFMACQEGSASKANARPGTGYGRVLDRIAAEFERPLSIADLSSMVDTSPLRFLREFTRLTGMTPHAWITETRLQAARAMMRSADLPLAQIALDCGFNHQSHMGQLFRKHLGLTPGQYRQHHGLEHAGCP, encoded by the coding sequence ATGAAGACCCACCTGATTCAGCCTTCGGCAACCGATACGCCATCCGTGCAGATCCATTTGCTCGGCCGCGCCCCCTACAGCAGCCGCGACCCGGTGCGCATGCATGCGCTGGGCATTGCGCTGCAAAGACAGCAAGGCGTGCACGCCATTGCCTCCGACAGGCGCGAGGACTTCGACACCTGGCCTGGCACCCTGAGCTATACGCCGCCGGGCGTGGAGGTCTTTTCCGAGTCGGCCACCGGCGGCGAATATCTGGTGCTGCGCTATGCCGCCCATGAGGCTGACGCGCCGAGGCCGCCACAGCGCATCTCGCAACATGGCCAGCGCTCGGCATTGCAGATTGCACTGCATCTGCGCCTGCTGCTGCTCGGCCCCCAGCCGGACGCTCTGGCCATCGAGCAGACTGCGTTGCGGTTCATGGCCTGCCAGGAAGGCAGCGCCAGCAAGGCCAACGCCCGCCCCGGCACCGGCTATGGACGCGTGCTGGACCGCATTGCCGCCGAGTTCGAGCGGCCGCTGAGCATTGCCGATCTGTCCTCCATGGTGGACACCAGTCCCTTGCGCTTTCTGCGTGAGTTCACACGGCTCACAGGCATGACGCCGCATGCCTGGATCACGGAGACCCGGCTGCAGGCTGCGCGCGCCATGATGCGAAGTGCCGATCTGCCCTTGGCGCAGATCGCACTGGACTGCGGCTTCAACCACCAGTCGCATATGGGGCAGCTGTTTCGCAAACACCTGGGACTGACGCCGGGACAATATCGGCAGCATCATGGCCTGGAGCATGCAGGCTGCCCCTGA